The following proteins come from a genomic window of Takifugu rubripes chromosome 11, fTakRub1.2, whole genome shotgun sequence:
- the LOC115246477 gene encoding E3 ubiquitin-protein ligase rnf168-like isoform X1 yields MSGRGGRRESTLTLQDCRCPVCLEILCEPVTLPCTHTFCKGCFLESVDKATLCCPLCRKRVSTWARQNSRNNTLVNQQLWNQIQDQFPLHCQRRLSGQDGGMEDNLGVAVCVPRVSEPGELRQEYEDQVSRLTEEKRVFEEEERRASEEYIQRLLAEEEQLQEEQRRRHQDDERLARLISSQLNPADATPAKREVTTPAKREVTTPAKREVTTPAKREVTTPAKREVTTPAKREVTTPAKREVTTGQMDKFLSPRPSQCSPADSKLTANKESMVSLSSLHQLELHGLGSESPDLLPTFLTSATMDQFHVSTDGETSSKRSHSDDRRTPPKRVCLQPCSTSRPDMPAVEQLSRQQQEEEDHRLALLLQKELDQEERDVNRRKGSSDAYSLRLSSQAKVASSSSTPRKTSSTPKTSVPKTSSAPRASSTTTSSPSVCRGRKQATLTEMFSSFSR; encoded by the exons ATGTcgggcagaggagggaggagagaatcgaccctaaccctccaggaCTGTCGCTGCCCCGTGTGTCTGGAGATTCTCTGTGAGCCAGTTACTctgccctgcacacacaccttctgtaAG GGCTGTTTCCTGGAGTCTGTGGATAAAGCCACTCTGTGCTGTCCACTATGTAGGAAGCGAGTCTCCACATGGGCCCGACAGAACAGCCGTAACAACACATTGGTCAACCAACAGCTCTGGAACCAGATCCAGGACCAGTTCCCTTTGCATTGTCAGCGGCGCCTCAGTGGGCAGGATGGTGGGATGGAGGATAACCTGGGAG TTGCTGTGTGTGTCCCCAGAGTCAGCGAGCCTGGAGAGCTGAGGCAGGAGTACGAGGACCAGGTTTCTAGA CTGACGGAGGAGAAGCGAgtgtttgaggaggaggagcggagggcCAGCGAGGAGTACATCCAGAGGCTGctggctgaggaggagcagctgcaggaggagcaaagGAGAAGGCACCAAGATGACGAGAGGCTGGCCAGATTAATCAGTAGTCAGCTG AACCCTGCTGATGCCACACCAGCCAAGAGGGAGGTCACCACACCAGCCAAGAGGGAGGTCACCACACCAGCCAAGAGGGAGGTCACCACACCAGCCAAGAGGGAGGTCACCACACCAGCCAAGAGGGAGGTCACCACACCAGCCAAGAGGGAGGTCACCACACCAGCCAAGAGGGAGGTCACCACTGGACAGATGGACAA GTTTCTGAGTCCTCGACCGTCTCAATGCAGCCCCGCTGACAGCAAGTTAACAGCCAACAAG GAGAGCATGGTTTCTCTGAGTTCCCTCCATCAGCTGGAGCTACACGGTCTTGGATCAGAGAGTCCAGACCTCCTCCCAACGTTTCTGACATCTGCCACAATGGACCAGTTTCATGTGAGCACTGATGGAGAAACCTCCTCCAAAAGATCACATTCAGACGACAGGAGGACGCCTCCCAAACGTGTGTGTCTTCAGCCCTGCTCCACTTCCCGTCCTGACATGCCTGCggtggagcagctgagcagacagcaacaggaggaggaggaccacaGACTTGCCCTGCTTCTCCAGAAGGAACTGGATCAGGAGGAAAGAGATGTCAATAGACGCAAAGGCTCTAGCGATGCTTACTCACTGCGCCTAAGCAGCCAGGCGAAGGTGGCAAGCAGCTCCTCGACACCCAGGAAGACGTCCAGCACTCCAAAAACATCTGTTCCAAAGACCAGCTCTGCTCCTAGGgcgtcctccaccaccacctctagTCCATCAGTCTGTAGAGGCAGAAAACAGGCCACTCTGACTGAAATGTTCTCCAGCTTCAGCAGATGA
- the LOC115246477 gene encoding E3 ubiquitin-protein ligase rnf168-like isoform X4 → MSGRGGRRESTLTLQDCRCPVCLEILCEPVTLPCTHTFCKGCFLESVDKATLCCPLCRKRVSTWARQNSRNNTLVNQQLWNQIQDQFPLHCQRRLSGQDGGMEDNLGVAVCVPRVSEPGELRQEYEDQVSRLTEEKRVFEEEERRASEEYIQRLLAEEEQLQEEQRRRHQDDERLARLISSQLNPADATPAKREVTTPAKREVTTGQMDKFLSPRPSQCSPADSKLTANKESMVSLSSLHQLELHGLGSESPDLLPTFLTSATMDQFHVSTDGETSSKRSHSDDRRTPPKRVCLQPCSTSRPDMPAVEQLSRQQQEEEDHRLALLLQKELDQEERDVNRRKGSSDAYSLRLSSQAKVASSSSTPRKTSSTPKTSVPKTSSAPRASSTTTSSPSVCRGRKQATLTEMFSSFSR, encoded by the exons ATGTcgggcagaggagggaggagagaatcgaccctaaccctccaggaCTGTCGCTGCCCCGTGTGTCTGGAGATTCTCTGTGAGCCAGTTACTctgccctgcacacacaccttctgtaAG GGCTGTTTCCTGGAGTCTGTGGATAAAGCCACTCTGTGCTGTCCACTATGTAGGAAGCGAGTCTCCACATGGGCCCGACAGAACAGCCGTAACAACACATTGGTCAACCAACAGCTCTGGAACCAGATCCAGGACCAGTTCCCTTTGCATTGTCAGCGGCGCCTCAGTGGGCAGGATGGTGGGATGGAGGATAACCTGGGAG TTGCTGTGTGTGTCCCCAGAGTCAGCGAGCCTGGAGAGCTGAGGCAGGAGTACGAGGACCAGGTTTCTAGA CTGACGGAGGAGAAGCGAgtgtttgaggaggaggagcggagggcCAGCGAGGAGTACATCCAGAGGCTGctggctgaggaggagcagctgcaggaggagcaaagGAGAAGGCACCAAGATGACGAGAGGCTGGCCAGATTAATCAGTAGTCAGCTG AACCCTGCTGATGCCACACCAGCCAAGAGGGAG GTCACCACACCAGCCAAGAGGGAGGTCACCACTGGACAGATGGACAA GTTTCTGAGTCCTCGACCGTCTCAATGCAGCCCCGCTGACAGCAAGTTAACAGCCAACAAG GAGAGCATGGTTTCTCTGAGTTCCCTCCATCAGCTGGAGCTACACGGTCTTGGATCAGAGAGTCCAGACCTCCTCCCAACGTTTCTGACATCTGCCACAATGGACCAGTTTCATGTGAGCACTGATGGAGAAACCTCCTCCAAAAGATCACATTCAGACGACAGGAGGACGCCTCCCAAACGTGTGTGTCTTCAGCCCTGCTCCACTTCCCGTCCTGACATGCCTGCggtggagcagctgagcagacagcaacaggaggaggaggaccacaGACTTGCCCTGCTTCTCCAGAAGGAACTGGATCAGGAGGAAAGAGATGTCAATAGACGCAAAGGCTCTAGCGATGCTTACTCACTGCGCCTAAGCAGCCAGGCGAAGGTGGCAAGCAGCTCCTCGACACCCAGGAAGACGTCCAGCACTCCAAAAACATCTGTTCCAAAGACCAGCTCTGCTCCTAGGgcgtcctccaccaccacctctagTCCATCAGTCTGTAGAGGCAGAAAACAGGCCACTCTGACTGAAATGTTCTCCAGCTTCAGCAGATGA
- the LOC115246477 gene encoding E3 ubiquitin-protein ligase rnf168-like isoform X3: MSGRGGRRESTLTLQDCRCPVCLEILCEPVTLPCTHTFCKGCFLESVDKATLCCPLCRKRVSTWARQNSRNNTLVNQQLWNQIQDQFPLHCQRRLSGQDGGMEDNLGVAVCVPRVSEPGELRQEYEDQVSRLTEEKRVFEEEERRASEEYIQRLLAEEEQLQEEQRRRHQDDERLARLISSQLNPADATPAKREVTTPAKREVTTPAKREVTTGQMDKFLSPRPSQCSPADSKLTANKESMVSLSSLHQLELHGLGSESPDLLPTFLTSATMDQFHVSTDGETSSKRSHSDDRRTPPKRVCLQPCSTSRPDMPAVEQLSRQQQEEEDHRLALLLQKELDQEERDVNRRKGSSDAYSLRLSSQAKVASSSSTPRKTSSTPKTSVPKTSSAPRASSTTTSSPSVCRGRKQATLTEMFSSFSR, from the exons ATGTcgggcagaggagggaggagagaatcgaccctaaccctccaggaCTGTCGCTGCCCCGTGTGTCTGGAGATTCTCTGTGAGCCAGTTACTctgccctgcacacacaccttctgtaAG GGCTGTTTCCTGGAGTCTGTGGATAAAGCCACTCTGTGCTGTCCACTATGTAGGAAGCGAGTCTCCACATGGGCCCGACAGAACAGCCGTAACAACACATTGGTCAACCAACAGCTCTGGAACCAGATCCAGGACCAGTTCCCTTTGCATTGTCAGCGGCGCCTCAGTGGGCAGGATGGTGGGATGGAGGATAACCTGGGAG TTGCTGTGTGTGTCCCCAGAGTCAGCGAGCCTGGAGAGCTGAGGCAGGAGTACGAGGACCAGGTTTCTAGA CTGACGGAGGAGAAGCGAgtgtttgaggaggaggagcggagggcCAGCGAGGAGTACATCCAGAGGCTGctggctgaggaggagcagctgcaggaggagcaaagGAGAAGGCACCAAGATGACGAGAGGCTGGCCAGATTAATCAGTAGTCAGCTG AACCCTGCTGATGCCACACCAGCCAAGAGGGAG GTCACCACACCAGCCAAGAGGGAGGTCACCACACCAGCCAAGAGGGAGGTCACCACTGGACAGATGGACAA GTTTCTGAGTCCTCGACCGTCTCAATGCAGCCCCGCTGACAGCAAGTTAACAGCCAACAAG GAGAGCATGGTTTCTCTGAGTTCCCTCCATCAGCTGGAGCTACACGGTCTTGGATCAGAGAGTCCAGACCTCCTCCCAACGTTTCTGACATCTGCCACAATGGACCAGTTTCATGTGAGCACTGATGGAGAAACCTCCTCCAAAAGATCACATTCAGACGACAGGAGGACGCCTCCCAAACGTGTGTGTCTTCAGCCCTGCTCCACTTCCCGTCCTGACATGCCTGCggtggagcagctgagcagacagcaacaggaggaggaggaccacaGACTTGCCCTGCTTCTCCAGAAGGAACTGGATCAGGAGGAAAGAGATGTCAATAGACGCAAAGGCTCTAGCGATGCTTACTCACTGCGCCTAAGCAGCCAGGCGAAGGTGGCAAGCAGCTCCTCGACACCCAGGAAGACGTCCAGCACTCCAAAAACATCTGTTCCAAAGACCAGCTCTGCTCCTAGGgcgtcctccaccaccacctctagTCCATCAGTCTGTAGAGGCAGAAAACAGGCCACTCTGACTGAAATGTTCTCCAGCTTCAGCAGATGA
- the LOC115246477 gene encoding E3 ubiquitin-protein ligase rnf168-like isoform X2, with the protein MSGRGGRRESTLTLQDCRCPVCLEILCEPVTLPCTHTFCKGCFLESVDKATLCCPLCRKRVSTWARQNSRNNTLVNQQLWNQIQDQFPLHCQRRLSGQDGGMEDNLGVAVCVPRVSEPGELRQEYEDQVSRLTEEKRVFEEEERRASEEYIQRLLAEEEQLQEEQRRRHQDDERLARLISSQLNPADATPAKREVTTPAKREVTTPAKREVTTPAKREVTTGQMDKFLSPRPSQCSPADSKLTANKESMVSLSSLHQLELHGLGSESPDLLPTFLTSATMDQFHVSTDGETSSKRSHSDDRRTPPKRVCLQPCSTSRPDMPAVEQLSRQQQEEEDHRLALLLQKELDQEERDVNRRKGSSDAYSLRLSSQAKVASSSSTPRKTSSTPKTSVPKTSSAPRASSTTTSSPSVCRGRKQATLTEMFSSFSR; encoded by the exons ATGTcgggcagaggagggaggagagaatcgaccctaaccctccaggaCTGTCGCTGCCCCGTGTGTCTGGAGATTCTCTGTGAGCCAGTTACTctgccctgcacacacaccttctgtaAG GGCTGTTTCCTGGAGTCTGTGGATAAAGCCACTCTGTGCTGTCCACTATGTAGGAAGCGAGTCTCCACATGGGCCCGACAGAACAGCCGTAACAACACATTGGTCAACCAACAGCTCTGGAACCAGATCCAGGACCAGTTCCCTTTGCATTGTCAGCGGCGCCTCAGTGGGCAGGATGGTGGGATGGAGGATAACCTGGGAG TTGCTGTGTGTGTCCCCAGAGTCAGCGAGCCTGGAGAGCTGAGGCAGGAGTACGAGGACCAGGTTTCTAGA CTGACGGAGGAGAAGCGAgtgtttgaggaggaggagcggagggcCAGCGAGGAGTACATCCAGAGGCTGctggctgaggaggagcagctgcaggaggagcaaagGAGAAGGCACCAAGATGACGAGAGGCTGGCCAGATTAATCAGTAGTCAGCTG AACCCTGCTGATGCCACACCAGCCAAGAGGGAG GTCACCACACCAGCCAAGAGGGAGGTCACCACACCAGCCAAGAGGGAGGTCACCACACCAGCCAAGAGGGAGGTCACCACTGGACAGATGGACAA GTTTCTGAGTCCTCGACCGTCTCAATGCAGCCCCGCTGACAGCAAGTTAACAGCCAACAAG GAGAGCATGGTTTCTCTGAGTTCCCTCCATCAGCTGGAGCTACACGGTCTTGGATCAGAGAGTCCAGACCTCCTCCCAACGTTTCTGACATCTGCCACAATGGACCAGTTTCATGTGAGCACTGATGGAGAAACCTCCTCCAAAAGATCACATTCAGACGACAGGAGGACGCCTCCCAAACGTGTGTGTCTTCAGCCCTGCTCCACTTCCCGTCCTGACATGCCTGCggtggagcagctgagcagacagcaacaggaggaggaggaccacaGACTTGCCCTGCTTCTCCAGAAGGAACTGGATCAGGAGGAAAGAGATGTCAATAGACGCAAAGGCTCTAGCGATGCTTACTCACTGCGCCTAAGCAGCCAGGCGAAGGTGGCAAGCAGCTCCTCGACACCCAGGAAGACGTCCAGCACTCCAAAAACATCTGTTCCAAAGACCAGCTCTGCTCCTAGGgcgtcctccaccaccacctctagTCCATCAGTCTGTAGAGGCAGAAAACAGGCCACTCTGACTGAAATGTTCTCCAGCTTCAGCAGATGA
- the LOC115246477 gene encoding E3 ubiquitin-protein ligase rnf168-like isoform X5 has product MSGRGGRRESTLTLQDCRCPVCLEILCEPVTLPCTHTFCKGCFLESVDKATLCCPLCRKRVSTWARQNSRNNTLVNQQLWNQIQDQFPLHCQRRLSGQDGGMEDNLGVAVCVPRVSEPGELRQEYEDQVSRLTEEKRVFEEEERRASEEYIQRLLAEEEQLQEEQRRRHQDDERLARLISSQLNPADATPAKREVTTPAKREVTTPAKREVTTPAKREVTTPAKREVTTPAKREVTTPAKREVTTGQMDK; this is encoded by the exons ATGTcgggcagaggagggaggagagaatcgaccctaaccctccaggaCTGTCGCTGCCCCGTGTGTCTGGAGATTCTCTGTGAGCCAGTTACTctgccctgcacacacaccttctgtaAG GGCTGTTTCCTGGAGTCTGTGGATAAAGCCACTCTGTGCTGTCCACTATGTAGGAAGCGAGTCTCCACATGGGCCCGACAGAACAGCCGTAACAACACATTGGTCAACCAACAGCTCTGGAACCAGATCCAGGACCAGTTCCCTTTGCATTGTCAGCGGCGCCTCAGTGGGCAGGATGGTGGGATGGAGGATAACCTGGGAG TTGCTGTGTGTGTCCCCAGAGTCAGCGAGCCTGGAGAGCTGAGGCAGGAGTACGAGGACCAGGTTTCTAGA CTGACGGAGGAGAAGCGAgtgtttgaggaggaggagcggagggcCAGCGAGGAGTACATCCAGAGGCTGctggctgaggaggagcagctgcaggaggagcaaagGAGAAGGCACCAAGATGACGAGAGGCTGGCCAGATTAATCAGTAGTCAGCTG AACCCTGCTGATGCCACACCAGCCAAGAGGGAGGTCACCACACCAGCCAAGAGGGAGGTCACCACACCAGCCAAGAGGGAGGTCACCACACCAGCCAAGAGGGAGGTCACCACACCAGCCAAGAGGGAGGTCACCACACCAGCCAAGAGGGAGGTCACCACACCAGCCAAGAGGGAGGTCACCACTGGACAGATGGACAAGTAG
- the LOC101062946 gene encoding zinc finger protein 708-like isoform X2: MMETRDDVVTRTFCSQTKLIVDLAVESAASVVLRFDPEWKERQAQVSAVLCALSREAVRQICRVFRELFVHVTTENAALLDRIRHLETEMKSQVNENNSAPTVYKIKPADEPALSLDLSQPAANPAVLAMAILSSTESMSKTSSNHQVPLVIISQPLPKTAIGQNGSGAALVTSNQGDADGADGCTLDLVLELDQISKETEESLSSSYVASLPVAGQPSEVELKIDGVPTEADHRPASDEEEQKELERRRRRELYKEKRFFCELCDKGFHQRHQLQKHMVCHVKPFPCTSCDKGFYKAKALQKHLLSHQLREAQEKDPDKLLHCDQCDKKFRLLRQLRVHQAGHRLEKTPLKCHTCERTFTSTSALRCHEVSHADVKPFMCDICGKGFARKKSLQEHQTIHTGARPYTCPTCGKKFSTTSNLRVHKRSHSEERPFKCSECNKAFKCKMGLLQHRVVHSGEKPFMCQTCGLSFGLKYNFQRHLRLHNGEKPFRCDKCDEGFTGTWALKTHMLVHGAEKPFMCDLCGKTFFYNCQLQKHQQVVHGNKDKAFSSTTTLRTHEKSHTAAKEFSCSTCGKAFHLRHLYLYHLRQHTGERPHVCTICHKGFLLPSQLKRHKLLHTGIKPHKCEQCGKEFKTPQNYQRHLMVHTGERPYACTVCNRRFRQSNQVKAHMQVHTGVKLYSCVRCSRGFSESRSLKKHRCGDDVADAQSRHGKHKTDFMWSDGFINH, from the exons ATGATGGAAACAAGAGACGACGTGGTGACCCGAACTTTCTGCTCGCAGACGAAGCTAATCGTTGATCTGGCGGTGGAGTCCGCCGCCTCCGTTGTGCTGAGGTTCGATCCAGAGTGGAAGGAGAGGCAG GCTCAGGTCAGCGCCGTCCTGTGTGCGTTGAGTCGAGAGGCTGTCCGTCAGATCTGCAGAGTGTTCAGGGAGCTGTTTGTCCACGTCACGACTGagaatgctgctctgctggaccGAATACGACACCTGGAGACCGAAATGAAGTCACAGGTCAACGAGAACAACTCGGCGCCGACCGTCTATAAGATCAAACCGGCAG ATGAGCCGGCCCTGTCACTGGACCTCAGCCAACCAGCTGCCAACCCTGCTGTGCTTGCCATGGCTATCCTCAGTTCCACAGAATCCATGAGCAAAACCAGCAGCAATCATCAGGTCCCTCTTGTCATCATCAGCCAGCCACTGCCTAAAACTGCCATAGGCCAGAACGGCAGCGGCGCTGCCCTTGTGACATCCAATCAGGGTGacgctgatggagctgatggcTGCACACTTGATCTGGTGTTGGAGCTGGACCAAATCTCCAAAGAAACTGAGGAATCACTGTCGTCTTCCTATgtggcatcacttcctgtggctggTCAACCTTCG GAAGTTGAACTGAAAATCGATGGGGTTCCAACGGAAGCAGACCATCGACCAG CCAGTGAcgaggaagagcagaaggagctggagaggaggagaagaagggagtTGTATAAAGAGAAGAGGTTCTTCTGCGAGCTTTGTGACAAAGGTTTCCACCAGCGGCACCAGCTGCAGAAGCACATGGTGTGTCACGTCAAACCTTTCCCCTGCACGTCCTGTGACAAAGGCTTCTACAAAGCAAAGGCACTGCAGAAGCACCTTCTGAGCCACCAGCTGAGAGAGGCACAGGAGAAAGACCCTGACAAGCTGCTGCACTGTGACCAGTGTGACAAGAAGTTCCGGCTGCTGCGGCAGCTCCGCGTCCACCAGGCTGGACACCGGCTTGAGAAGACTCCATTAAAATGTCACACCTGCGAGCgcaccttcacctccaccagcGCTCTCCGCTGCCACGAGGTGTCGCATGCTGACGTCAAACCTTTTATGTGTGATATCTGTGGAAAGGGCTTTGCCCGGAAGAAGAGCCTGCAGGAGCACCAGACCATCCACACCGGTGCTCGACCGTACACCTGCCCAACCTGTGGCAAGAAGTTCTCCACCACCAGTAACCTGCGCGTCCACAAGAGGTCTCACTCAGAAGAGCGTCCGTTCAAGTGCTCTGAATGCAACAAGGCCTTCAAGTGTAAGATGGGGCTACTGCAGCACAGAGTGGTGCATTCTGGGGAGAAACCCTTCATGTGTCAAACCTGCGGCCTCAGTTTCGGCCTCAAGTACAACTTCCAAAGACACTTGAGGCTCCACAATGGAGAGAAACCCTTCAG GTGCGATAAATGTGATGAGGGCTTTACAGGAACGTGGGCTCTGAAGACCCACATGCTGGTCCATGGTGCAGAGAAGCCATTCATGTGTGACCTCTGTGGAAAGACCTTTTTCTACAACTGtcagctgcagaaacaccagCAGGTTGTTCACGGCAACAAAGACAAG GCcttcagcagcaccaccaccctGAGGACACATGAGAAGAGTCATACCGCGGCCAAagagttcagctgctccacctgtgGGAAGGCCTTCCATCTGCGGCACCTCTACCTGTACCACCTGAGgcagcacacaggtgagcggcccCACGTCTGCACCATCTGCCACAAAGGCTTCTTGCTGCCATCACAGTTGAAACGCCACAAACTGTTGCACACCGGCATCAAGCCGCACAAATGTGAGCAGTGTGGGAAGGAGTTCAAGACGCCCCAGAACTACCAGCGCCATTTAATGGTCCACACTGGAGAGAGGCCCTACGCGTGCACTGTGTGTAACCGCAGGTTCAGGCAGTCCAACCAGGTCAAGGCTCACATGCAGGTGCACACAGGAGTGAAGCTGTACAGCTGCGTACGCTGCAGCCGTGGCTTCTCCGAGTCCAGATCGCTCAAGAAGCACCGATGTGGAGATGATGTGGCTGATGCCCAGTCCAGACACGGGAAACACAAGACTGATTTCATGTGGAGCGACGGATTTATCAACCATTGA
- the LOC101062946 gene encoding zinc finger protein 708-like isoform X1, with protein sequence MMETRDDVVTRTFCSQTKLIVDLAVESAASVVLRFDPEWKERQAQVSAVLCALSREAVRQICRVFRELFVHVTTENAALLDRIRHLETEMKSQVNENNSAPTVYKIKPADEPALSLDLSQPAANPAVLAMAILSSTESMSKTSSNHQVPLVIISQPLPKTAIGQNGSGAALVTSNQGDADGADGCTLDLVLELDQISKETEESLSSSYVASLPVAGQPSEVELKIDGVPTEADHRPASDEEEQKELERRRRRELYKEKRFFCELCDKGFHQRHQLQKHMVCHVKPFPCTSCDKGFYKAKALQKHLLSHQLREAQEKDPDKLLHCDQCDKKFRLLRQLRVHQAGHRLEKTPLKCHTCERTFTSTSALRCHEVSHADVKPFMCDICGKGFARKKSLQEHQTIHTGARPYTCPTCGKKFSTTSNLRVHKRSHSEERPFKCSECNKAFKCKMGLLQHRVVHSGEKPFMCQTCGLSFGLKYNFQRHLRLHNGEKPFRCDKCDEGFTGTWALKTHMLVHGAEKPFMCDLCGKTFFYNCQLQKHQQVVHGNKDKVSGTPHRWSSTTAKSFSCKVCLKAFSSTTTLRTHEKSHTAAKEFSCSTCGKAFHLRHLYLYHLRQHTGERPHVCTICHKGFLLPSQLKRHKLLHTGIKPHKCEQCGKEFKTPQNYQRHLMVHTGERPYACTVCNRRFRQSNQVKAHMQVHTGVKLYSCVRCSRGFSESRSLKKHRCGDDVADAQSRHGKHKTDFMWSDGFINH encoded by the exons ATGATGGAAACAAGAGACGACGTGGTGACCCGAACTTTCTGCTCGCAGACGAAGCTAATCGTTGATCTGGCGGTGGAGTCCGCCGCCTCCGTTGTGCTGAGGTTCGATCCAGAGTGGAAGGAGAGGCAG GCTCAGGTCAGCGCCGTCCTGTGTGCGTTGAGTCGAGAGGCTGTCCGTCAGATCTGCAGAGTGTTCAGGGAGCTGTTTGTCCACGTCACGACTGagaatgctgctctgctggaccGAATACGACACCTGGAGACCGAAATGAAGTCACAGGTCAACGAGAACAACTCGGCGCCGACCGTCTATAAGATCAAACCGGCAG ATGAGCCGGCCCTGTCACTGGACCTCAGCCAACCAGCTGCCAACCCTGCTGTGCTTGCCATGGCTATCCTCAGTTCCACAGAATCCATGAGCAAAACCAGCAGCAATCATCAGGTCCCTCTTGTCATCATCAGCCAGCCACTGCCTAAAACTGCCATAGGCCAGAACGGCAGCGGCGCTGCCCTTGTGACATCCAATCAGGGTGacgctgatggagctgatggcTGCACACTTGATCTGGTGTTGGAGCTGGACCAAATCTCCAAAGAAACTGAGGAATCACTGTCGTCTTCCTATgtggcatcacttcctgtggctggTCAACCTTCG GAAGTTGAACTGAAAATCGATGGGGTTCCAACGGAAGCAGACCATCGACCAG CCAGTGAcgaggaagagcagaaggagctggagaggaggagaagaagggagtTGTATAAAGAGAAGAGGTTCTTCTGCGAGCTTTGTGACAAAGGTTTCCACCAGCGGCACCAGCTGCAGAAGCACATGGTGTGTCACGTCAAACCTTTCCCCTGCACGTCCTGTGACAAAGGCTTCTACAAAGCAAAGGCACTGCAGAAGCACCTTCTGAGCCACCAGCTGAGAGAGGCACAGGAGAAAGACCCTGACAAGCTGCTGCACTGTGACCAGTGTGACAAGAAGTTCCGGCTGCTGCGGCAGCTCCGCGTCCACCAGGCTGGACACCGGCTTGAGAAGACTCCATTAAAATGTCACACCTGCGAGCgcaccttcacctccaccagcGCTCTCCGCTGCCACGAGGTGTCGCATGCTGACGTCAAACCTTTTATGTGTGATATCTGTGGAAAGGGCTTTGCCCGGAAGAAGAGCCTGCAGGAGCACCAGACCATCCACACCGGTGCTCGACCGTACACCTGCCCAACCTGTGGCAAGAAGTTCTCCACCACCAGTAACCTGCGCGTCCACAAGAGGTCTCACTCAGAAGAGCGTCCGTTCAAGTGCTCTGAATGCAACAAGGCCTTCAAGTGTAAGATGGGGCTACTGCAGCACAGAGTGGTGCATTCTGGGGAGAAACCCTTCATGTGTCAAACCTGCGGCCTCAGTTTCGGCCTCAAGTACAACTTCCAAAGACACTTGAGGCTCCACAATGGAGAGAAACCCTTCAG GTGCGATAAATGTGATGAGGGCTTTACAGGAACGTGGGCTCTGAAGACCCACATGCTGGTCCATGGTGCAGAGAAGCCATTCATGTGTGACCTCTGTGGAAAGACCTTTTTCTACAACTGtcagctgcagaaacaccagCAGGTTGTTCACGGCAACAAAGACAAGGTGAGCGGCACCCCCCACAGGTGGAGCAGCACCACCGCCAAATCTTTCAGCTGTAAAGTTTGTCTGAAGGCcttcagcagcaccaccaccctGAGGACACATGAGAAGAGTCATACCGCGGCCAAagagttcagctgctccacctgtgGGAAGGCCTTCCATCTGCGGCACCTCTACCTGTACCACCTGAGgcagcacacaggtgagcggcccCACGTCTGCACCATCTGCCACAAAGGCTTCTTGCTGCCATCACAGTTGAAACGCCACAAACTGTTGCACACCGGCATCAAGCCGCACAAATGTGAGCAGTGTGGGAAGGAGTTCAAGACGCCCCAGAACTACCAGCGCCATTTAATGGTCCACACTGGAGAGAGGCCCTACGCGTGCACTGTGTGTAACCGCAGGTTCAGGCAGTCCAACCAGGTCAAGGCTCACATGCAGGTGCACACAGGAGTGAAGCTGTACAGCTGCGTACGCTGCAGCCGTGGCTTCTCCGAGTCCAGATCGCTCAAGAAGCACCGATGTGGAGATGATGTGGCTGATGCCCAGTCCAGACACGGGAAACACAAGACTGATTTCATGTGGAGCGACGGATTTATCAACCATTGA